A genome region from Sphaerisporangium krabiense includes the following:
- a CDS encoding acetylornithine transaminase — protein MTGQGASAGSLQQRFEASFMPTYGVPPVVPVRGEGCHVWDADGARYLDLIAGIAVSSLGHAHPALVEAVTRQVGAIAHTSNLFVNEPEVLLAERLLGLLKAPARVFMANSGAEANECALKLAIRHGKTTGRTYFVAAENGFHGRTLGALSLTGKPSIRDQFGPFPLDIRFVPYGDPDALKQAVTEDCAAVFLEPTQGEAGVVPPPAGYFAAAREVCDATGALLVLDEIQSAIGRTGHWFAHQHDGIIPDVLTLAKGLGGGLPIGACVGFGDAGTIFAKGDHGSTFGGNPVSSAAALAVLDTIERDDLLDHVRTIGARLAAGIDTVGHPLLARVRGRGLWLAAVLTSDAAPAVQAAAQRAGFLVNAVQPDAIRIAPPLVITAEQADSFVEALPAILTEASG, from the coding sequence ATGACCGGCCAGGGCGCGAGCGCGGGCTCGCTCCAGCAGCGCTTCGAGGCGTCGTTCATGCCCACCTACGGCGTGCCGCCCGTGGTGCCGGTGCGCGGCGAGGGCTGCCACGTGTGGGACGCCGACGGCGCCCGCTACCTCGACCTCATCGCGGGCATCGCGGTCAGCTCCCTCGGCCACGCGCACCCCGCGCTGGTCGAGGCCGTCACCCGCCAGGTCGGCGCCATCGCCCACACCTCCAACCTGTTCGTCAACGAGCCCGAGGTCCTGCTCGCCGAGCGCCTCCTCGGCCTGCTGAAGGCCCCGGCCCGCGTCTTCATGGCCAACTCCGGCGCCGAGGCCAACGAGTGCGCGCTCAAGCTCGCCATCCGGCACGGCAAGACCACCGGCAGGACGTACTTCGTCGCCGCCGAGAACGGCTTCCACGGCCGCACGCTCGGCGCGCTGTCGCTGACCGGCAAGCCGTCCATCCGCGACCAGTTCGGGCCCTTCCCGCTCGACATCCGCTTCGTCCCCTACGGCGACCCCGACGCGCTCAAGCAGGCCGTCACCGAGGACTGCGCCGCCGTGTTCCTCGAGCCGACTCAGGGCGAGGCCGGCGTCGTCCCCCCGCCCGCCGGCTACTTCGCCGCCGCCCGCGAGGTCTGCGACGCCACCGGCGCGCTGCTCGTCCTGGACGAGATCCAGTCCGCGATCGGCCGCACCGGCCACTGGTTCGCCCACCAGCACGACGGCATCATCCCCGACGTCCTCACCCTCGCCAAGGGCCTCGGCGGCGGCCTGCCGATCGGCGCCTGCGTCGGCTTCGGCGACGCAGGCACGATCTTCGCCAAGGGCGACCACGGCTCCACCTTCGGCGGCAACCCCGTCTCCAGCGCCGCCGCCCTCGCCGTCCTCGACACCATCGAGCGCGACGACCTGCTCGACCACGTCCGCACCATCGGCGCCCGCCTCGCTGCCGGCATCGACACCGTCGGCCACCCGCTGCTCGCCCGCGTCCGCGGCCGGGGCCTGTGGCTGGCCGCCGTGCTCACCTCCGACGCCGCCCCGGCCGTCCAGGCCGCCGCCCAGCGCGCCGGCTTCCTGGTCAACGCCGTCCAGCCGGACGCCATCCGCATCGCCCCGCCCCTGGTGATCACCGCCGAGCAGGCCGACTCCTTCGTCGAGGCCCTGCCCGCGATCCTGACGGAGGCGTCCGGATGA
- a CDS encoding class I adenylate-forming enzyme family protein: MTVTHEQALARLTGPGQLFEMEEIEAGGARVRTWRHAPLTFRALLENSRLHGEKVFVVYEDERLTFEEHYRRAATLAHRLAGEYGVSKGDRVAIAMRNYPEWIIAFSAVLAAGAIAVPLNAWWTAQELEYGVTDSGARLVITDGERAARLAATGVPMIVARLSGEPPAGAREFSEVLGEVRAGVTLPAVDLEPEDPATIFYTSGTTGLPKGALGSHRNLGQSPMSVAYALLRSVVLAGKDPSSAAATRRITLLTVPLFHATGCFAVLTPTLFTGGGLVLMYKWDPGEALALIEREKVTIMTGVPTNTWQLLSHPDLDKYDISSLGGVSYGGAPAPPKLLERIGDRLPRRQASNGYGMTETTALAIYNSGPAYLARPDSIGLPLAVCDVRVCGPLGDEVPTGEVGELCLRGPNVIAGYWNRPEATAETFAAGWLHTGDLARVDEEGYVYIVDRAKDMVIRGGENVYCAEVEAALFEHPDVDDAAVIGIPDEELGEQVGAVVRLRHGATATADELSGFLGGTLAPFKIPVRYWFREAELPRNPGGKILKTLLRKETLGL, from the coding sequence ATGACTGTCACGCACGAGCAGGCCCTGGCACGGCTGACCGGTCCCGGACAGCTCTTCGAGATGGAGGAGATCGAGGCCGGCGGGGCGCGCGTGCGGACGTGGCGGCACGCCCCGCTCACGTTCCGGGCCCTGCTGGAGAACAGCCGCCTCCACGGCGAGAAGGTCTTCGTCGTCTACGAGGACGAGCGCCTCACCTTCGAGGAGCACTACCGGCGGGCGGCCACGCTGGCGCACCGGCTCGCCGGGGAGTACGGCGTGAGCAAGGGCGACCGCGTCGCGATCGCCATGCGCAACTACCCCGAGTGGATCATCGCCTTCTCGGCCGTGCTCGCCGCCGGGGCGATCGCGGTGCCGCTGAACGCCTGGTGGACGGCGCAGGAGCTGGAGTACGGCGTGACGGACTCCGGGGCGCGGCTGGTCATCACCGACGGCGAGCGGGCCGCGCGGCTGGCGGCGACGGGCGTCCCGATGATCGTCGCCCGGCTCTCCGGCGAGCCGCCCGCGGGGGCGCGGGAGTTCTCCGAGGTGCTCGGCGAGGTGCGCGCCGGCGTGACCCTCCCCGCGGTCGACCTGGAGCCCGAGGACCCGGCCACGATCTTCTACACCTCCGGCACGACCGGGCTGCCCAAGGGCGCGCTCGGCAGCCACCGCAACCTCGGCCAGTCGCCGATGAGCGTGGCGTACGCGCTGCTGCGCAGCGTCGTCCTGGCGGGCAAGGACCCCTCCTCGGCCGCCGCCACGCGCCGGATAACCCTGCTCACCGTGCCGCTCTTCCACGCGACCGGGTGCTTCGCGGTGCTGACGCCGACCCTGTTCACCGGAGGCGGGCTCGTGCTGATGTACAAGTGGGATCCCGGGGAGGCCCTCGCCCTCATCGAGCGCGAGAAGGTCACGATCATGACGGGTGTGCCCACCAACACCTGGCAGCTCCTGTCCCACCCCGACCTGGATAAGTACGACATATCCAGCCTTGGCGGGGTGAGCTACGGAGGCGCACCCGCCCCGCCCAAGCTGCTGGAGCGCATCGGCGACCGGCTGCCCCGGCGGCAGGCGTCCAACGGGTACGGCATGACCGAGACCACCGCGCTCGCCATCTACAACAGCGGCCCCGCCTACCTGGCCAGGCCGGACAGCATCGGCCTGCCGCTCGCGGTGTGCGACGTGCGCGTCTGCGGGCCGCTCGGCGACGAGGTGCCCACCGGCGAGGTCGGCGAGCTGTGCCTGCGCGGGCCGAACGTCATCGCCGGGTACTGGAACAGGCCGGAGGCCACCGCGGAGACCTTCGCCGCGGGCTGGCTGCACACCGGCGACCTGGCCAGGGTCGACGAGGAGGGGTACGTCTACATCGTCGACCGCGCCAAGGACATGGTCATCCGCGGCGGCGAGAACGTGTACTGCGCGGAGGTCGAGGCGGCCCTGTTCGAGCACCCCGACGTGGACGACGCCGCCGTGATCGGCATCCCCGACGAGGAACTCGGCGAGCAGGTCGGGGCGGTCGTGCGGCTGCGGCACGGGGCCACGGCGACCGCCGATGAGCTGTCGGGCTTCCTCGGCGGGACGCTGGCGCCGTTCAAGATCCCCGTCCGGTACTGGTTCCGCGAGGCCGAACTGCCCCGCAACCCGGGTGGCAAGATCCTCAAGACGCTGCTGCGCAAGGAGACGCTGGGATTGTGA
- a CDS encoding MFS transporter: protein MSDGPSRSLRTLLARLRLDVSPLRESRDFRLLLGSSMISMFGSVLTMVAVPYQMKQLTGSYVAVGLVSLAEFVPMVVCGLWGGAIADALDRRKIVIWAEAGLCVTSLLLVANAVLLPRAAQIPVLYVVAALAAGLSSLRQPSEQAIINRVLKLDQMGAAFAIQSLARNAGMIVGPAVGGVVVVALGPAVSYGVDVVTFVLSLVLLVRVRPVPLIREDGTASLRSLVEGVRYAVRRPDLMGTYLVDIAAMVFAFSNALYPFLADELRAPAALGVLYAAGGVGSVIASLTSGWTSHIHRHGRAVIVAAALWGAGVVLASIMPNIWLMAAFLALAGGADMISGVFRGTIWNQTIPDEYRGRLAGIELLSYSTGPMLGDARAGLLAQAGGARFSLGVGGLLCMGAVAAMAAALPRFRTYDARTDEHALAERARREAAAAS, encoded by the coding sequence GTGTCCGACGGTCCTTCCCGATCCCTGAGAACGCTGCTGGCGCGGCTGCGTCTCGACGTGAGCCCCCTGCGGGAGTCCCGAGACTTCCGGCTGCTGCTCGGCTCCAGCATGATCTCCATGTTCGGCAGCGTGCTCACCATGGTCGCCGTGCCGTACCAGATGAAGCAGCTCACCGGCTCCTACGTCGCGGTCGGCCTGGTCAGCCTGGCGGAGTTCGTGCCCATGGTGGTGTGCGGGCTGTGGGGAGGCGCGATCGCCGACGCGCTGGACCGGCGCAAGATCGTCATCTGGGCCGAGGCGGGCCTGTGCGTCACCTCGCTCCTGCTGGTGGCCAACGCCGTGCTGCTCCCCCGCGCCGCGCAGATCCCGGTCCTGTACGTGGTGGCCGCGCTGGCCGCCGGGCTCAGCAGCCTGCGGCAGCCGAGCGAACAGGCGATCATCAACCGGGTGCTCAAGCTGGACCAGATGGGCGCCGCGTTCGCGATCCAGTCCCTGGCCCGCAACGCCGGCATGATCGTGGGCCCGGCGGTCGGCGGCGTCGTGGTCGTCGCCCTCGGCCCGGCCGTCTCCTACGGCGTGGACGTGGTCACCTTCGTGCTGTCGCTGGTGCTGCTCGTCCGCGTGCGGCCCGTCCCGCTGATCCGCGAGGACGGCACCGCCTCGCTGCGCTCCCTCGTCGAAGGTGTGCGCTACGCCGTCCGCCGGCCCGACCTCATGGGCACCTACCTGGTCGACATCGCCGCCATGGTGTTCGCCTTCTCCAACGCCCTCTACCCCTTCCTCGCCGACGAGCTGCGCGCGCCCGCCGCGCTCGGCGTGCTGTACGCGGCGGGCGGCGTCGGCTCGGTGATCGCCTCGCTCACCTCAGGCTGGACGTCCCACATCCACCGCCACGGCCGCGCGGTGATCGTCGCGGCGGCGCTGTGGGGAGCCGGGGTGGTCCTGGCGTCGATCATGCCCAACATCTGGCTGATGGCGGCGTTCCTCGCGCTGGCCGGGGGCGCCGACATGATCAGCGGCGTGTTCCGCGGCACGATCTGGAACCAGACCATCCCCGACGAGTACCGCGGCCGGCTCGCCGGCATCGAACTGCTGTCGTACTCCACCGGCCCGATGCTCGGCGACGCGCGGGCGGGCCTCCTCGCCCAGGCCGGCGGCGCCCGCTTCTCCCTGGGCGTCGGCGGCCTGCTGTGCATGGGCGCGGTCGCCGCGATGGCCGCCGCCCTCCCCCGCTTCCGCACCTACGACGCCCGCACCGACGAACACGCCCTCGCCGAACGCGCCCGCCGCGAGGCCGCCGCGGCCTCGTGA
- a CDS encoding arginine repressor — protein MTVPLTKAGRHAKIAELVTRHKVRSQPELARLLAESGVEVTQATLSRDLDELGAMKLRADDGSLVYALPGEGGGRIPLARVGTGETPAARLRRVAEELLVSAEASANLVIVRTPPGAAQFLASALDHADWQSILGTVAGDDTVLVISRDPQGGESLAGSLVRLTDRRGQTA, from the coding sequence ATGACCGTCCCGCTCACCAAGGCCGGAAGGCACGCCAAGATCGCCGAGCTGGTCACCCGTCACAAGGTGAGGTCCCAGCCCGAGCTGGCCCGGCTGCTCGCCGAGAGCGGCGTCGAGGTCACCCAGGCCACCCTCTCGCGCGACCTCGACGAACTCGGCGCGATGAAGCTGCGCGCCGACGACGGCTCGCTGGTCTACGCCCTGCCGGGCGAGGGCGGCGGCCGCATCCCCCTGGCCCGCGTCGGCACTGGCGAGACCCCCGCCGCCCGGCTGCGCCGCGTGGCGGAAGAGCTCCTCGTCTCGGCCGAGGCCTCGGCCAACCTCGTGATCGTGCGCACGCCACCGGGCGCCGCGCAGTTCCTGGCCTCCGCCCTCGACCACGCCGACTGGCAGTCCATCCTCGGCACGGTCGCGGGAGACGACACGGTCCTGGTCATCAGCCGGGACCCTCAGGGAGGCGAGTCGCTCGCCGGATCACTGGTCCGCCTGACGGACCGACGAGGCCAGACCGCATGA
- the argF gene encoding ornithine carbamoyltransferase, whose protein sequence is MTHDTPRHFLRDDDLTPAEQAEVLDLAEALKKDRHGHRPLAGPKTVAVLFDKHSTRTRVSFAVGVAELGGHPLIIDAAGSQLGRGEPVEDTARVLSRQVAAIVWRTFGQERIDAMASASTVPVVNALTDEFHPCQILADLLTVRERLGGTAGHVLTYLGDGANNMAHSYLLGGATAGMHVRIAAPPAHHPDTLILNRAAQIAATTGGSVTVLTDPAVAAAGAHVLATDTWVSMGQAGKDERVAVLMPYQLNAETLALAAPGAVVLHCLPAYRGMEITAEVLDGPHSAVWDQAENRLHAQKALLQWLVGR, encoded by the coding sequence ATGACCCACGACACCCCGCGGCACTTCCTGCGCGACGACGACCTCACGCCCGCCGAGCAGGCCGAGGTCCTCGACCTCGCCGAGGCCCTCAAGAAGGACCGCCACGGCCACCGCCCGCTCGCCGGCCCCAAGACCGTCGCGGTGCTCTTCGACAAGCACTCCACCCGCACCCGGGTCTCCTTCGCGGTCGGCGTCGCCGAGCTCGGCGGCCACCCGCTGATCATCGACGCGGCGGGCTCCCAGCTCGGCCGCGGCGAGCCCGTCGAGGACACCGCGCGCGTGCTGTCCCGCCAGGTCGCCGCCATCGTCTGGCGCACCTTCGGCCAGGAGCGCATCGACGCCATGGCCTCGGCCTCCACGGTGCCGGTGGTCAACGCGCTCACCGACGAGTTCCACCCCTGCCAGATCCTCGCCGACCTGCTCACCGTGCGCGAGCGCCTCGGCGGCACGGCCGGGCACGTCCTCACCTACCTGGGCGACGGCGCCAACAACATGGCCCACTCCTACCTGCTGGGCGGCGCCACCGCCGGCATGCACGTGCGGATCGCCGCCCCGCCCGCCCACCACCCCGACACGCTGATCCTCAACCGCGCCGCCCAGATCGCGGCCACCACCGGCGGCTCGGTCACCGTCCTGACCGACCCCGCCGTCGCCGCCGCGGGCGCGCACGTCCTGGCCACCGACACCTGGGTCTCCATGGGCCAGGCCGGCAAGGACGAACGCGTGGCCGTCCTCATGCCCTACCAGCTCAACGCCGAGACCCTCGCCCTGGCCGCGCCCGGCGCCGTCGTGCTGCACTGCCTGCCCGCCTACCGCGGCATGGAGATCACCGCCGAGGTCCTCGACGGTCCGCACAGCGCCGTCTGGGACCAGGCCGAGAACCGCCTGCACGCGCAGAAGGCCCTGCTCCAATGGCTGGTCGGCCGATGA
- the argC gene encoding N-acetyl-gamma-glutamyl-phosphate reductase, producing the protein MKAAIAGASGYAGGELLRLLLDHPAIEIGALTAGSSAGDPLGAHQPHLPSLAGRVLLDTTPEALAGHDVVYLALPHGHSAAVAEILGDDTLVVDCGADFRLQDAAAWEHFYGGPHAGTWPYGLPELPGQRDLLKGARRVAVPGCYPTSVTLALFPAFAAGLAEPDVVVVAASGASGAGRSPKPHLLGSEVMGSATAYGVGGTHRHTPEMEQNLSRVAGRPVTVSFTPVLAPMSRGILATCTAPAAPGLTAAALREAYAAAVEHEPFLRLLPEGVWPATSMTLGSNTAALQVTLDERAGRVVAVIAIDNLTKGTAGGAIQSTNIALGLAEELGLPLNGVAP; encoded by the coding sequence ATGAAGGCGGCGATCGCCGGAGCCAGCGGCTACGCGGGAGGCGAGCTGCTGCGCCTGCTCCTCGACCACCCCGCCATCGAGATCGGCGCCCTCACGGCCGGCTCCAGCGCCGGCGACCCGCTCGGCGCCCACCAGCCGCACCTGCCCTCGCTGGCCGGCCGCGTGCTGCTCGACACCACCCCCGAGGCCCTCGCCGGCCACGACGTCGTCTACCTCGCGCTGCCCCACGGCCACTCCGCCGCCGTCGCCGAGATCCTCGGCGACGACACGCTCGTCGTCGACTGCGGCGCCGACTTCCGCCTCCAGGACGCCGCCGCCTGGGAGCACTTCTACGGCGGCCCCCACGCCGGGACCTGGCCGTACGGCCTCCCCGAGCTGCCCGGCCAGCGCGACCTGCTCAAGGGCGCCCGCCGCGTGGCCGTCCCCGGCTGCTACCCGACCTCGGTCACCCTGGCCCTGTTCCCCGCCTTCGCCGCGGGCCTGGCCGAGCCCGACGTCGTCGTGGTCGCCGCCAGCGGCGCATCCGGCGCGGGCAGGTCCCCCAAGCCGCACCTTCTCGGCAGCGAGGTCATGGGCTCGGCCACCGCCTACGGCGTCGGCGGCACCCACCGCCACACCCCCGAGATGGAGCAGAACCTCTCGAGGGTCGCCGGCCGGCCGGTCACGGTGTCCTTCACCCCGGTCCTGGCCCCGATGAGCCGCGGCATCCTCGCCACCTGCACCGCGCCCGCCGCTCCCGGCCTGACCGCCGCGGCGCTGCGCGAGGCGTACGCCGCGGCGGTCGAACACGAGCCGTTCCTGCGCCTGCTGCCCGAGGGCGTCTGGCCCGCCACCTCCATGACCCTCGGCTCCAACACCGCCGCGCTCCAGGTGACCCTCGACGAGCGGGCGGGCCGCGTCGTCGCCGTCATCGCCATCGACAACCTCACCAAGGGCACCGCGGGCGGGGCGATCCAGAGCACCAACATCGCCCTCGGCCTCGCGGAAGAACTCGGCCTTCCCCTCAACGGAGTCGCACCATGA
- the argH gene encoding argininosuccinate lyase: MRLWGGRFEGGPADALTRLSVSVQFDWRLAPYDLLASRAHARVLHRAGLLSEDELTRMIGALEDLEEACRSGSFRPTVADEDVHTALERGLLERLGSLGGKLRAGRSRNDQVATDLRLYLRDHVRHIVSRLVELETALMSQAEEHAATAAPGMTHLQHAQPVSFGHQLLAHVHPISRDIDRLRDWDRRAAVSPLGAGALAGSSLPLDPQAVAEELGFAAAAPNSMDAVADRDFAAEFLFCAALIGVHLSRLGEEIVLWASQEFHWIEMDDAYSTGSSIMPQKKNPDVAELARGKSGRLIGNLVSLLTVLKGLPLTYNRDLQEDKEPIFDTVDTLLLVLPAMSGLVATMRVNTARLESSAPDGFALATDLAELLVRKGVPFRDAHEAVGHLVVWCQVNDTTFERLTEDDLAKISPHFAAATGEGGSPLDVLNVQGALASRKAHGGTAPDRVRDQLAVLREIVDGQAAWASGS; the protein is encoded by the coding sequence ATGCGGCTCTGGGGTGGCAGGTTCGAAGGCGGTCCGGCCGACGCGCTGACCCGATTGTCGGTCAGCGTGCAGTTCGACTGGCGGCTCGCGCCGTACGATCTGCTGGCGTCCCGGGCCCACGCCCGGGTGCTCCACCGCGCGGGGCTGCTCAGCGAGGACGAGCTGACGCGCATGATCGGAGCCCTCGAGGATCTCGAGGAGGCGTGCAGGTCCGGCTCCTTCCGGCCGACCGTGGCCGACGAGGACGTCCACACCGCGCTGGAGCGCGGGCTGCTGGAGCGTCTCGGCTCGCTCGGCGGCAAGCTCCGCGCCGGCCGCAGCCGCAACGACCAGGTCGCCACCGACCTGCGCCTCTACCTGCGCGACCACGTCCGCCACATCGTGTCCCGGCTGGTCGAGCTGGAGACCGCGCTGATGAGCCAGGCCGAGGAGCACGCCGCCACCGCGGCGCCCGGCATGACCCACCTGCAGCACGCCCAGCCGGTCTCCTTCGGCCACCAGCTCCTGGCGCACGTCCACCCGATCTCCCGCGACATCGACCGGCTGCGCGACTGGGACCGCCGCGCGGCCGTGTCCCCCCTCGGCGCGGGCGCCCTGGCCGGGTCCTCTCTGCCCCTGGACCCGCAGGCCGTCGCCGAGGAGCTCGGCTTCGCCGCCGCGGCGCCCAACTCCATGGACGCCGTCGCCGACCGCGACTTCGCCGCCGAGTTCCTGTTCTGCGCGGCGCTGATCGGCGTCCACCTGTCGCGGCTCGGCGAAGAGATCGTCCTGTGGGCCTCCCAGGAGTTCCACTGGATCGAGATGGACGACGCCTACTCCACCGGCTCGTCGATCATGCCCCAGAAGAAGAACCCCGACGTCGCCGAGCTGGCCCGCGGCAAGTCCGGCAGGCTCATCGGCAACCTGGTGTCCCTGCTCACCGTCCTCAAGGGCCTGCCGCTCACCTACAACCGCGACCTGCAGGAGGACAAGGAGCCGATCTTCGACACCGTCGACACGCTCCTGCTCGTCCTGCCCGCGATGTCCGGCCTGGTCGCCACCATGCGGGTGAACACCGCCCGGCTGGAGTCCTCGGCCCCCGACGGCTTCGCGCTGGCCACCGACCTCGCCGAGCTCCTCGTCCGCAAGGGGGTGCCCTTCCGCGACGCCCACGAGGCCGTCGGGCACCTGGTCGTCTGGTGCCAGGTCAACGACACCACCTTCGAGAGGCTCACCGAGGACGACCTGGCCAAGATCTCCCCCCACTTCGCCGCGGCCACCGGCGAGGGCGGCAGCCCCCTCGACGTCCTCAACGTCCAGGGCGCCCTGGCCTCGCGCAAGGCCCACGGAGGCACGGCGCCCGACCGGGTGCGCGACCAGCTCGCCGTCCTCCGCGAGATCGTCGACGGCCAGGCGGCGTGGGCGAGCGGCTCCTAG
- the argJ gene encoding bifunctional glutamate N-acetyltransferase/amino-acid acetyltransferase ArgJ, with protein sequence MSVTAPLGFRAAGVTAGLKQRGARDIALVVNDGPSRAAAGVFTRNRVQAAPVLWSRQVLTGGRVRAVVLNSGGANACTGPAGFQDTHATAEKVAELLGDSAGEVAVCSTGLIGERLPMDLLLPGVEAAAGQLSRDGGLAAADAIRTTDTVTKISFRRGEGYMVGGMAKGAGMLAPGMATMLCVITTDADVPAAELDRVLRAAVSVTFDRLDTDGCMSTNDTVLLLASGASGVTPAPGELERKVTEVCADLARQLLVDAEGATKAIAIEVVGSASEADAVEVGRAVARSNLLKCAIHGEDPNWGRVLSAVGTTGAAFEPDRVNVAINGIWICRGGAAGDDRAKVDLRPRDVTITIDLSAGPHSATVHTTDLTAEYVHENSAYST encoded by the coding sequence GTGAGCGTCACCGCCCCCCTCGGCTTCCGCGCCGCCGGCGTCACCGCCGGGCTCAAGCAGCGCGGCGCCCGCGACATCGCCCTCGTCGTCAACGACGGCCCCTCGCGCGCCGCCGCCGGCGTCTTCACCCGCAACCGCGTCCAGGCCGCGCCCGTCCTGTGGAGCCGGCAGGTCCTCACCGGCGGCAGGGTCAGGGCCGTCGTCCTCAACTCCGGCGGCGCCAACGCCTGCACCGGCCCGGCCGGCTTCCAGGACACCCACGCCACCGCCGAGAAGGTCGCCGAGCTGCTCGGCGACTCCGCCGGCGAGGTCGCCGTCTGCTCCACGGGGCTGATCGGCGAGCGCCTGCCGATGGACCTGCTGCTGCCGGGCGTCGAGGCCGCGGCGGGCCAGCTCTCCCGGGACGGCGGCCTGGCCGCCGCCGACGCCATCCGCACCACCGACACCGTCACCAAGATCTCCTTCCGCAGGGGAGAGGGGTACATGGTGGGCGGCATGGCCAAGGGCGCCGGCATGCTCGCCCCCGGCATGGCCACCATGCTCTGCGTGATCACCACCGACGCCGACGTGCCCGCCGCCGAGCTGGACCGGGTGCTGCGCGCCGCCGTGTCCGTCACCTTCGACCGCCTGGACACCGACGGCTGCATGTCCACCAACGACACCGTCCTCCTGCTCGCCAGCGGGGCCTCCGGCGTCACGCCCGCCCCCGGCGAGCTGGAGCGGAAGGTCACCGAGGTCTGCGCCGACCTGGCGCGCCAGCTTCTGGTCGACGCCGAGGGCGCCACCAAGGCCATCGCCATCGAGGTCGTCGGCTCCGCCTCCGAGGCCGACGCCGTCGAGGTCGGCCGCGCCGTCGCCAGGTCCAACCTCCTCAAGTGCGCCATCCACGGCGAGGACCCGAACTGGGGCCGCGTCCTGTCGGCGGTGGGCACCACCGGGGCCGCCTTCGAGCCCGACCGCGTCAACGTCGCGATCAACGGCATCTGGATCTGCCGCGGCGGCGCGGCCGGAGACGACCGCGCCAAGGTCGACCTGCGGCCCCGCGACGTCACGATCACCATCGATCTGTCCGCGGGACCGCACTCCGCGACCGTCCACACCACCGACCTCACCGCGGAGTACGTCCACGAGAACTCGGCGTACTCGACATGA
- the argB gene encoding acetylglutamate kinase — protein sequence MSAPGETTGTGPLRAPHAKAAVLIEALPWLERFRGRTVVVKYGGNAMTDESLRRAFADDMVFLLHAGLKPVVVHGGGPQINAHLDRLGIESSFTAGLRVTTPEAMQVVRMVLVGQVNRDVVGLINRHGPFAVGMSGEDAHLLTAVRKHAQVDGRKVDIGQVGDIVKVEAGAVRALLDDGRIPVVSSIARGEDGEVYNVNADTAAAALAVALEAEKLVVLTDVEGLYADWPASGDGGAAAKVISHITAPELKALLPSLSSGMAPKMEACLTAVTGGVPQAHVLDGRVPHSVLLEIFTDEGIGTMVSPEARS from the coding sequence ATGAGCGCCCCCGGCGAGACCACCGGGACCGGCCCCCTGCGCGCGCCGCACGCCAAGGCGGCCGTCCTCATCGAGGCCCTGCCGTGGCTGGAGCGCTTCCGCGGCCGCACGGTCGTCGTCAAGTACGGCGGCAACGCCATGACCGACGAGTCCCTGCGCCGGGCGTTCGCCGACGACATGGTCTTCCTCCTGCACGCCGGCCTCAAGCCCGTCGTCGTGCACGGCGGAGGGCCCCAGATCAACGCCCACCTGGACCGCCTCGGCATCGAGAGCAGCTTCACCGCGGGGCTGCGCGTCACCACGCCCGAGGCCATGCAGGTGGTGCGCATGGTGCTGGTCGGCCAGGTCAACCGCGACGTCGTCGGCCTGATCAACCGGCACGGCCCCTTCGCCGTCGGCATGTCGGGCGAGGACGCCCACCTGCTGACCGCCGTGCGCAAGCACGCGCAGGTCGATGGCCGTAAAGTGGACATCGGCCAGGTCGGCGACATCGTCAAGGTGGAGGCCGGGGCCGTGCGCGCCCTGCTGGACGACGGCCGCATCCCGGTCGTGTCCTCCATCGCCCGCGGCGAGGACGGCGAGGTCTACAACGTCAACGCCGACACCGCCGCCGCGGCCCTCGCGGTCGCGCTGGAGGCGGAGAAGCTCGTCGTGCTCACCGACGTCGAGGGTCTGTACGCCGACTGGCCCGCCTCGGGCGACGGCGGCGCCGCCGCCAAGGTCATCAGCCACATCACCGCACCCGAGCTGAAGGCGCTGCTGCCGAGCCTGTCCAGCGGCATGGCGCCCAAGATGGAGGCGTGCCTGACCGCCGTCACCGGCGGCGTGCCGCAGGCGCACGTCCTGGACGGCAGGGTGCCACACTCGGTGCTGCTCGAAATCTTCACGGACGAGGGGATCGGAACCATGGTGTCGCCGGAGGCCCGGTCATGA